GAATCACTTCGTGACCATGGCTGCGCAGCAGGTCGCTCATGTTGAACAGATAACGCTCCGCACCGCCTTCGATATAATGAAATTTATGCACCGTGAGAATGCGCATCGGTCAATCCACTCCGCTTTTGAAAACAGGCAGTTGATAGATGACGATCTCGGGCTGCAGGCGCGGATTGGAGGGGGTGAATGTTTGCAGGCGTTTAGCGTTGGCCTCAAGCCAGGCGAAGAACTGCTTGCGCTCCTGAACCACCTGGGGATATTTTTTATAGGAATGTTTCCAATTGAAGAACACGCGGCTAAACCCATCGGCCAGATAATACTGGGCGCCGGAATCGCGCAACGTGGCGATAAATTCCGGCGTTAGATTCAGCCGCCGCGATGTCAGCTTGAGCGAGGAGAGATGATAACAGCGCGACGAGTCCGGCCGGGCGTCGCGGCAATCCGGCAGGGCCGGTGGAAACGATTCGGTCATGATGCGGCTGTGCGCCGGAATGTTCTGCAGAATCCACGCGCGACTGATGGTGCGCGGATCGGGCTTGGCCAGGCCGTTGAAATAGCGGCAACTGCGACCAGCCTGCGCCACCGCCAGAGCCAGCACCATGCCCAGGAGCACGGCATTGCGCCGCTCCGCTTGACGGCTCAAACGAATCGCTATAGACTCGAGGGCCAAGGCCGCTGCCACCATCAGAAAGGGGAGCACAGGCAGCAGATGGCGAATCGCCTTATAGGCCACATATTCAAACATGAAATAGGTCAGCAGGGTAAAGGACAACAGCAACAGGTCCGGCCGACGATGCCGCCGCACCATCAAAAACAGCCCGACCAGGGTGATCGCCATCAGCACCGGCCCCAGAGTGTCGAGAAAATCATTGGGATAAAAAACGCCAAAGCCCTCCGACTGGTCGCCGGTCCAATAAGACAACAGACTACCGCCGCTGCCGAGCTTACCCTCTTTTTCAAATTGGCTGGTTCCCCGCAACCCCTGCTTGGTCTTGTCGAAATCCAAGACAAAAAGCGGACAGAACAGCAAAAAAGCGATCACCAAAGTCGCTGCCAGTAAAAACAGACGGCGGTTGAAAATTTTATTCCACGACCATCCTCTATCCTTTGCATGACAGAGATGGGCATACAGCGCAGGCACAACGGCAAAGAACAAACTGAACTTGGTGGCCAGCGCCATGGCGGCGAAAAGAGCGCTGGTAAAATAGTGCAAAGGCCGGGGCTTTTCCAGCAATGATGCGGCGCTGGAAACAGCCAACAGTGCAAATAATGAAGCCGGCAGATCCACCGTCGCATAATGGCTCTGCTGAATATGAAGAAAGTTGAACGCCAGCAGCGCGGAAGCGATCCAGGCCACCCGTTCGGAATACAACCGCTTTACCAAACGATGGAGCAGCCAAACCGAAAGCACCCCCATAAACGCCACCAGCAGACGGCTGATGAGAAAAAACGGAAACGGCGAC
This genomic window from bacterium contains:
- a CDS encoding glycosyltransferase family 39 protein — its product is MARLSKNNLHFALLLMAAACLRLYHIRFGEPFLYHPDEIKLVAQAGRLLSSHFADVSAYFAIGVYPPFFTYLLTLPIGLYIVVNFLTGRFTTPADVTQFYNLSPFPFFLISRLLVAFMGVLSVWLLHRLVKRLYSERVAWIASALLAFNFLHIQQSHYATVDLPASLFALLAVSSAASLLEKPRPLHYFTSALFAAMALATKFSLFFAVVPALYAHLCHAKDRGWSWNKIFNRRLFLLAATLVIAFLLFCPLFVLDFDKTKQGLRGTSQFEKEGKLGSGGSLLSYWTGDQSEGFGVFYPNDFLDTLGPVLMAITLVGLFLMVRRHRRPDLLLLSFTLLTYFMFEYVAYKAIRHLLPVLPFLMVAAALALESIAIRLSRQAERRNAVLLGMVLALAVAQAGRSCRYFNGLAKPDPRTISRAWILQNIPAHSRIMTESFPPALPDCRDARPDSSRCYHLSSLKLTSRRLNLTPEFIATLRDSGAQYYLADGFSRVFFNWKHSYKKYPQVVQERKQFFAWLEANAKRLQTFTPSNPRLQPEIVIYQLPVFKSGVD